The sequence below is a genomic window from Nakaseomyces glabratus chromosome F, complete sequence.
AGCTCGAATCTGTTTACCTACATTTGATAGCGAAGAGTTGATCAAATTAATGGGCAAGCTAATTGAACAGGACAAACATTTGGTTCCAACTGGAACTGGCTACTCATTGTACATCAGACCAACTTTGATTGGTACCACAAATGGCCTAGGTGTCGGTACTCCAGACAGAGCATTGCTTTTTGTCATAACCTCTCCAGTTGGTCCTTATTATAAGACTGGTTTCAAAGCTGTCAGGCTAGAAGCTACTGACTACGCAACCAGAGCTTGGCCAGGTGGTGTTGGTGACAAGAAGTTGGGTGCAAACTATGCTCCATGTATTCTTCCACAACTTCAAGCGGCAGAAAGAGGTTATCAACAAAACCTTTGGTTATTCGGTCCCGAAAAACATGTGACAGAAGTCGGTACTATGAATGTATTCTTTGCCTTCAAAAATTCTGTTACCggaaagaaagaacttgTGACGGCTCCATTAGATGGTACTATTTTGGAAGGTGTTACAAGAGACTCCATATTGACACTTACAAGACAAAACTTAGATCCAAACGAATGGGAAATTAATGAACGTTACTATAGCATTAATGAAGTTGCTGAAAGAGCTGCGAAGGGTGAGCTATTAGAAGCTTTTGGCGCCGGTACCGCTGCTGTTGTTTCACCAATTAAGGCTATCGGATGGCAAGgaaaagatattgatgtGCCATTGATACCTGGTGAACAATCTGGTCCAATAACTAAACAAGTGGCCCAATGGATTGCTGATATTCAATATGGAAGAGTAAAACATGGTAACTGGTCAAGAGTAGTAGCTCAATTATAGGATCTTATAGTAAATCAGTAGTTAAATTGTCATGACATTTCATTGGTTATATATACGTTAAATTAATTGCCTAATATAGATATAATCCTTACTGTAAAGCCTCTAGCGACTTACATCATAAAGACGGGTTGTTCATATCTGCATGATGATCAAGACTTAAACTTGGCATCGTATCATTACCAGAAGGCTTCCTTAAATCCAAACTTTCAAGAAAGTCCGTATAAACCGAGGCAAATGAATCTGAATTAAGCAATGCCTCGAATGTGACATCTTGTAATTCTTGTGCTGGCCCCCCATTCATTTTATAATTCGTGTCTATGTGGTCTTGATGTACAGTCGAAGACACAGTGGATGTAGCCTCAATACTAGAAGGTGTAGCCGAACTCTGTACTTCGGATTCTAACTGTTTCATCTTTTGTAGTATTTTATCACCCATCATTTCTCGGAAATGATCTATCAAATGGGCTTGATAAGATCCAGCAACGTTTAACTCTAACAGTGACTTAAAAATATCTGAACTGATGTCGTTTAATTGATTATAGATTGTAGCAAAATGTGGATTACTACGTTGAAGAACTCGtaaaatttcttcttcagaaatAGATGAGTTTCTTTTCACAGCCAATTGAACGTAAACCCTACAGCAAATATAAGATAGGGAAAGACTTTGCCTACATATCAGTTCGGATAAGGGCATATTCTTGCTGTTAGaacaatttttcaaagcATTAGCATTACCTAACAAATGTACAACATTGCACATCAGCAGAATATTTTCCACAGGCTCATTTTCTGGCGACTCAATAATGCTTAGCATTAGATTGAGTATCATTAAATTAATATGCAAAAGATACCTTTCAATTAGAAATGAATTAAAGTTAGAGACTCTTCTCAGTCCAGTTAAGGAGCATTGGTAGATATTTGTGAGAGAAATTTTCAAACACTTATCTAATAGTTCTGAGCCACTAACCTCAACACCTTTCAATCGATATATCAAACTTCCCATGGCTATTAaacatttcatttttgtcTCAATAAAATAGGTCATAAATTCAGTTAATTCGTCAGTGTCTACATCAACTCCCGTTAACGATAcgaaaaaattttccattttattCAATAAATCAATCGCAGATCTATATTCATCataaaatttattaattgtAACATCAATAGGTTTCTTAACAGATGCAAAAAGCCGATAATCAGTATACTCCTTCTTAAATAATATCTCTGAGTTAATATACTCAATATATTTTCCAAGCATAATATACCCAAAAATTCTAATCTCCGATTCACTCATATGTCTGAAATTACACCTTTCCATCATTTCCAGGCATGTCATAGATTCATCCAAACCAGATTCCATCAACCTTCGGGGCAACAGGCATGTAATTTTTGCATCATCGATAAGAGGCGACTTACCAGCAGATAATGAAAACCATTTATCCCACCAATAACATTCCCACCATATTAATCTATTCTTCTCGGCAGCTACTTCAGGAAgtgatatataatattcCCATGAATTCAAGCCCAAATCCAATGCCCTCCTTATTGCACACGCAAGGAATTTTCCTACTGTGTAAAGTTCTTCATGCCAGTGACATATCCTTACCCAACGTAGTGTTGCGGGTATAATGATCTCATGGTGCATGTCCGCATAGAGAATTTTACTGGAGAATTCCAATGCTAAACATGTCATTATATCCTCcaattcaaatatttttgaagacaTTTGAAATGATTGTCCGACTCCAGTATAATATAGATAACAAGTTTCCCATGCATACTCaataagttttgaaaaaaattctatGGGTCTCCTGGCTAACTCTTCATAAACATCTTTGGTCAGaatatcatcatttttGGTGGGGTTAACTTGGATGTTTAATATAGCAAACAATCCATCCAAAGTTTTACAATCACAATTAACAGCGTACTTATCGAAACACCACTCAATAGGTGTAGTCTTTTGATTGATATCCTCTTCATAATGCAATTGAGCCATATCCAAAAActtcatatatatatacatggTCTCTCTTGTAGAAGTGTTATTCGAGTATGACATGAGCTTTTTAAACATCCAACTGAAACCATATTTAGAAAATATCGCCAATGTAGAATATATACCGAAGTATGGGGTAATGTTAGgtacattattttttgtcatGTCTACATTGCTAAACCTGTTCAAACGTACGGTACTGGTTTCAATAAATTGCCTTTCTAACGATCCCTCCCCATCATAATCTGCTATAGTTTCATCGTTAATATCCAAATCTACCTGTGATTGCAAGTTTGATATACTGTTTTCGATCTCTGTTAAGGTTTTACAAAGCTGACCAGACGCCTTAATCTTCTCATTTCTTGATAGTGCTTTTGCACTTTTGTACAGCAGCCTTAACTCCCTATATAAGTCGTTATCCCTGTGATAGAATGACTTGACATGGGGGAAAGCGACCCCGTTGTAAATACAGACAGTGCTTGCTGTCATGCATGAAGAACATGGTTGATCTCCATCACATTTTACTTTCCGCTTCCTGCAAACATCACATGCTCTTATTACTCTATCCTTCCCAGCCAGTTTGGCTTTCTTCGCGAGTGGTGGTGCCATgttctattattttgtttcaaaaCAGCGTGGGTATAACCGGTTTATTGTACCACTTTTTAAAATCAGAAATTGTTCGTAGgagaaaaatcaaaagtaATCAGCAAATTTATTGTAGGTGGAAGTAAAATTCTTGTAATATTAGATGTATGATTCGACTGATCCTATCTAGTAAGTAATTCTATGGAGTTTTTTAGTCTTGTTACCTGAACCAAATGTTATTATAAAGATAATCTAATTTCTCTCCATGAAACAAAATGCGGTGAGCCAACTGCCAACAAAATAGAACAAAGGGTATTTCTGATCACTGATATCAAGCGCAAATTTTTTAGATAGATTCCCCTTCTAAATCAGCAATGCAATAAATTTCTTAATCTTACCTGGTTTGCAATTGAGTGGTCCAAGTAGTCCAAGGATAAATCATGGGCAAGAGAATTATCTTTTAAAAGTGCTGATTTCTCTGTACAGTTTATACAATACACAACAATCCATAGTTCTTACCATATTCTAAAATATGCTCTGATAGGAAGTTATATTACTATTGAtgcactttttttttttctaaattttttctcttgGCTTTCTGCACTAACAACATAGAAACTAGCTGAATAATGTCATAATTTCAGTTTGTTTGAACTACATCCGTCATCACAAATGTAAAACGATCAATATAACACAAACCAGACAAGACCTTTCAATCGTTTCGCCTTTCAAGTGAAACTACAGTTTTGAATTAAACTTACATAGAAAGGTTGCTCATGCGAATACACTCATTATACATACACGGATAGTTCCTGCCGAATATTGAGAAATTCTTAAATGAAAGATCCTAATCCAATTGATTCGAAGACCAAATGACTTGCACTATATTCCACAAGGCTAGGGCACTTAAACTGAGTGAACTACTCTAAGAACTCGTTATCTTAAGTCCTGCTACTGCTACTAATATCggaaatttgaaagatgtCACCAGATAGGTAGTTGTTCGATAAGCTTTTCATCGATACTGCTCTTCTGAGACAGACAAACCATTTCAGAATTGTTTCTTATATCCTAGTCTTTGTTCGTATCTGAGGTTGTGTGAATATACATTAATGAAGGAAGACTAATGACTCCTATTCGTTATGCTGTTGTAGTTTTCTGAGACTTGTATCTCGTGTCAGTAATGCCATCATTTCTAGAACTTACAATGACTTAAACTTGAATGATCTTAAAACGGTAATGAGATTTTCTTTAAACTCTAACAAAATGCTAGTAATTTATCAGGGTTGCTTAGATAGTTTTAGGTAAGTTAGTTTGATGAGTTGCTTAAGAGAAATCCAATGCGTTATTGAGAGCCAATCAATCTTATTAAGACTGCATATAAAGACTTTATGCAATTAGATAATATACTAGCCAGTCAAGGGACCGTTAGTTATGAAAGCGCATATCAAACTCCATTAACTATGTGAACCCCCATTGGACTATAACTTACACAACAGAGAACTTTAACtcattatcaaaaagaTCATTAAGTTGCTGGAAACCACTATcagaaaacaaagaaacaCTCTCTATATCCAAATCATGTCCAGTGAACTGTGAATTGTAATATTACCTTGTACACATTGTATActtaatatctttgaaataatatACTGAGCTATGATATAACT
It includes:
- the BAT1 gene encoding branched-chain-amino-acid transaminase BAT1 (CAGL0F09207g~Ortholog(s) have branched-chain-amino-acid transaminase activity, role in branched-chain amino acid biosynthetic process, branched-chain amino acid catabolic process and mitochondrial matrix localization), with amino-acid sequence MMLNSRLAFASISRNFGLARRSIASLDASKLKVTKKTPPSQPRPNDELVFGQTFTDHMLTIEWTKEKGWDIPEIKPYGNLTLDPSSCVFHYAFELFEGLKAYRTPDNKITMFRPDMNMIRMNKSAARICLPTFDSEELIKLMGKLIEQDKHLVPTGTGYSLYIRPTLIGTTNGLGVGTPDRALLFVITSPVGPYYKTGFKAVRLEATDYATRAWPGGVGDKKLGANYAPCILPQLQAAERGYQQNLWLFGPEKHVTEVGTMNVFFAFKNSVTGKKELVTAPLDGTILEGVTRDSILTLTRQNLDPNEWEINERYYSINEVAERAAKGELLEAFGAGTAAVVSPIKAIGWQGKDIDVPLIPGEQSGPITKQVAQWIADIQYGRVKHGNWSRVVAQL
- a CDS encoding putative transcriptional regulatory protein (CAGL0F09229g~Ortholog(s) have sequence-specific DNA binding activity, role in positive regulation of transcription from RNA polymerase II promoter and nucleus localization); translation: MAPPLAKKAKLAGKDRVIRACDVCRKRKVKCDGDQPCSSCMTASTVCIYNGVAFPHVKSFYHRDNDLYRELRLLYKSAKALSRNEKIKASGQLCKTLTEIENSISNLQSQVDLDINDETIADYDGEGSLERQFIETSTVRLNRFSNVDMTKNNVPNITPYFGIYSTLAIFSKYGFSWMFKKLMSYSNNTSTRETMYIYMKFLDMAQLHYEEDINQKTTPIEWCFDKYAVNCDCKTLDGLFAILNIQVNPTKNDDILTKDVYEELARRPIEFFSKLIEYAWETCYLYYTGVGQSFQMSSKIFELEDIMTCLALEFSSKILYADMHHEIIIPATLRWVRICHWHEELYTVGKFLACAIRRALDLGLNSWEYYISLPEVAAEKNRLIWWECYWWDKWFSLSAGKSPLIDDAKITCLLPRRLMESGLDESMTCLEMMERCNFRHMSESEIRIFGYIMLGKYIEYINSEILFKKEYTDYRLFASVKKPIDVTINKFYDEYRSAIDLLNKMENFFVSLTGVDVDTDELTEFMTYFIETKMKCLIAMGSLIYRLKGVEVSGSELLDKCLKISLTNIYQCSLTGLRRVSNFNSFLIERYLLHINLMILNLMLSIIESPENEPVENILLMCNVVHLLGNANALKNCSNSKNMPLSELICRQSLSLSYICCRVYVQLAVKRNSSISEEEILRVLQRSNPHFATIYNQLNDISSDIFKSLLELNVAGSYQAHLIDHFREMMGDKILQKMKQLESEVQSSATPSSIEATSTVSSTVHQDHIDTNYKMNGGPAQELQDVTFEALLNSDSFASVYTDFLESLDLRKPSGNDTMPSLSLDHHADMNNPSL